One part of the Streptomyces ferrugineus genome encodes these proteins:
- a CDS encoding ABC transporter ATP-binding protein, translating into MQRDLRLDNVGRRFGLRGPWVLRGIHLTVPPGTLIRIEGPNGTGKSTLLRLLARIDAPTEGRVSGAPRTAYVPERFPTALPFTALGYLTHLGTVHGLSRPAATRAALEWLDRFGAAPYARTPMAELSKGSSQKVAVVQALLAEPELLVLDEAWTGLDADARAELERAVVERTAGGTAVVFVDHDPRRLAGAPDATYTVRNAGLDLRTDQPPQEPAGPRVSVVVQGPSGGQLPADATRAVVSAEEPTPGTHRLTVPASHSDLLLRALLTARPPWHVVSVHQEPAGPDTESRR; encoded by the coding sequence ATGCAACGCGATCTTCGTCTGGACAACGTGGGCCGCCGCTTCGGCCTGCGCGGCCCATGGGTCTTACGCGGCATCCACCTCACCGTGCCCCCCGGCACCCTCATTCGCATAGAAGGCCCCAACGGCACCGGCAAATCCACCCTCCTGCGCCTCCTCGCCCGCATAGACGCCCCCACGGAGGGCCGCGTCAGCGGAGCGCCGCGCACCGCGTACGTCCCCGAACGCTTCCCCACCGCCCTTCCCTTCACCGCCCTCGGCTACCTGACCCACCTCGGCACGGTCCACGGCCTCTCCCGCCCGGCGGCCACCCGTGCCGCCCTGGAGTGGCTCGACCGCTTCGGCGCCGCCCCCTACGCCCGTACCCCCATGGCCGAGCTGTCGAAGGGCAGCAGCCAGAAGGTCGCCGTCGTCCAGGCGCTCCTCGCCGAACCGGAGCTGCTGGTGCTGGACGAGGCGTGGACGGGCCTCGACGCCGACGCCCGCGCGGAGCTGGAGCGGGCCGTCGTCGAACGCACCGCGGGCGGCACCGCCGTGGTCTTCGTGGACCACGACCCGCGCCGTCTGGCGGGGGCGCCCGACGCTACGTACACCGTGCGGAACGCGGGACTGGACCTGCGTACCGACCAACCGCCTCAGGAGCCCGCCGGCCCGCGCGTGAGCGTCGTCGTCCAGGGGCCCAGTGGCGGGCAGCTCCCCGCCGACGCGACCCGCGCGGTCGTCTCGGCCGAGGAACCCACGCCGGGCACCCACCGCCTCACCGTGCCCGCGTCCCATTCGGACCTCCTCCTGCGCGCCCTGCTGACCGCCCGGCCGCCCTGGCACGTGGTGAGCGTGCACCAGGAGCCCGCCGGCCCCGACACCGAGAGCCGCCGATGA
- a CDS encoding aminoacyl-tRNA hydrolase — protein MNSDPSIDSPFRSEPGARDAAPQFVLPLVVRIERGAPPARTDALETSARAVLVILGDERSAGDGEWAQAMRDWQDARIRKVVRRARGAEWRRAEGLPGITVTGKSAEVRVFPPVPLDGWPRELAKLQVSGTDLDDPEPPVDADASAPVLWLNPELDMSAGKAMAQTGHAAQLAWWELSDEERAAWRDAGFPLSVRTAEPRRWRELTSAGLPLVRDAGFTEIAPGSCTVVADHPALR, from the coding sequence GTGAACAGCGATCCTTCGATTGACAGCCCCTTTCGGTCCGAGCCGGGCGCACGCGACGCCGCGCCGCAGTTCGTGCTCCCGCTCGTCGTGCGTATCGAGCGGGGCGCTCCCCCCGCCCGCACCGACGCCCTGGAGACCTCCGCCCGCGCCGTGCTGGTGATCCTCGGCGACGAACGCTCCGCCGGCGACGGCGAGTGGGCGCAGGCCATGCGCGACTGGCAGGACGCCCGGATCCGCAAGGTGGTGCGGCGGGCCCGCGGGGCCGAGTGGCGGCGGGCCGAGGGGCTGCCGGGGATCACCGTCACCGGGAAGTCGGCCGAGGTGCGGGTCTTCCCGCCCGTGCCGTTGGACGGGTGGCCCAGGGAACTGGCCAAGCTCCAGGTGTCCGGCACCGACCTCGACGACCCCGAGCCGCCCGTGGACGCCGATGCGTCGGCGCCGGTGCTGTGGCTCAACCCCGAACTCGACATGTCGGCCGGCAAGGCCATGGCGCAGACGGGCCACGCGGCACAGCTCGCCTGGTGGGAGCTGTCGGACGAGGAGCGGGCAGCGTGGCGCGACGCGGGGTTTCCACTGTCCGTGCGGACCGCGGAGCCGAGGCGCTGGCGTGAACTGACGAGCGCCGGGCTGCCGTTGGTGCGGGACGCGGGGTTCACGGAGATCGCGCCCGGCTCGTGCACCGTCGTCGCGGACCATCCGGCGCTGCGGTAG
- a CDS encoding DUF692 domain-containing protein, whose amino-acid sequence MERLGTGIGWRPEIADAVERMPGIDWVETVAENVCPGHLPPSLVRLRERGVTVIPHGVSLGLGGAERPDAGRLAVLAERVEALGAPLVTEHIAFVRAGGPMTASPRLEAGHLLPVPRTRDALDVLCENVRVAQDALPVPLAVENIAALISWPGEEMTEGQFLYELADRTGVRLLIDVANLHTNHVNRGEDPAKALAELPLEAIAYVHVAGGFERDGVWHDSHAHPVPQPVLDILTDLASRVSPPGVLLERDENFPEPAELERELGAIRAALEKGGAERATPTEGAVPTEGAASEEREKPAPAQDALAEGAPPAQDALTEGTKPVQDALAPARQRLALAQAALLSALVAGTPVPEGFDRVRLGVQARALAGKRADVVAKVAPELPVILGDGYRRAFLAYTHGHPMADGYRRDALDFAGYLLAEGRCEDARVRAELREWWLERSGPKPRSRRPGVRLARATRRVLLRR is encoded by the coding sequence ATGGAGCGACTGGGCACGGGAATCGGATGGCGTCCGGAGATCGCGGACGCCGTGGAGCGCATGCCGGGCATCGACTGGGTCGAGACCGTCGCCGAGAACGTCTGCCCCGGGCATCTTCCGCCGTCCCTGGTACGGCTGCGGGAGCGCGGGGTGACCGTGATCCCGCACGGTGTCTCGCTGGGCCTGGGCGGCGCGGAGCGGCCCGACGCCGGTCGGCTGGCCGTGCTCGCCGAGCGGGTCGAGGCGCTGGGGGCGCCGCTGGTGACCGAGCACATCGCGTTCGTACGGGCGGGCGGGCCGATGACGGCGTCCCCGCGGCTGGAGGCGGGGCATCTGCTGCCGGTGCCGCGTACCCGGGACGCCCTCGACGTGCTGTGCGAGAACGTCCGTGTCGCACAGGACGCGCTGCCGGTGCCGCTGGCCGTGGAGAACATCGCGGCGCTCATCTCCTGGCCGGGCGAGGAGATGACCGAGGGACAGTTCCTGTACGAACTGGCCGACCGGACCGGCGTACGGCTGCTGATCGATGTCGCCAACCTGCACACCAACCACGTCAACCGGGGCGAGGACCCGGCCAAGGCGCTCGCCGAGCTGCCGCTGGAGGCCATCGCGTACGTCCATGTCGCGGGCGGCTTCGAACGCGACGGCGTCTGGCACGACAGCCACGCCCACCCCGTCCCCCAGCCGGTCCTCGACATCCTGACCGACCTCGCCTCCCGGGTGTCCCCGCCGGGGGTCCTGCTGGAGCGCGACGAGAACTTCCCCGAACCGGCCGAGCTGGAGCGGGAGTTGGGGGCGATTCGGGCGGCCTTGGAGAAGGGCGGCGCCGAGCGGGCCACGCCGACGGAGGGGGCCGTGCCGACGGAGGGGGCCGCGTCGGAGGAGCGGGAGAAGCCGGCGCCGGCCCAGGACGCCCTCGCGGAAGGGGCGCCGCCGGCCCAAGACGCCCTCACCGAGGGGACGAAGCCGGTCCAGGACGCCCTCGCCCCCGCCCGTCAGCGGCTCGCCCTCGCGCAGGCCGCCCTGCTCTCCGCGCTCGTCGCCGGGACGCCCGTGCCCGAGGGGTTCGACCGGGTGCGGCTCGGGGTGCAGGCGCGGGCGCTCGCCGGGAAGCGGGCGGATGTCGTGGCGAAGGTGGCGCCGGAGTTGCCGGTGATCCTCGGGGACGGATACCGGCGGGCCTTCCTCGCGTACACGCACGGGCATCCGATGGCCGACGGCTATCGGCGGGACGCGCTGGACTTCGCCGGGTATCTGCTGGCCGAGGGGCGCTGCGAAGACGCGCGGGTGCGGGCGGAGTTGCGGGAGTGGTGGCTGGAGCGGTCGGGGCCGAAGCCCAGGTCGCGGCGGCCGGGGGTACGGCTGGCCCGGGCCACCCGTCGGGTTCTGCTGCGACGCTGA
- a CDS encoding DUF4142 domain-containing protein gives MRPRPPVKGRGIFSGTGIIITGLAATLLAMIFPIWSYADRSGTGLDALNAETVSTGYGPLSALDRDFLTKVRLAGLWELPAGEQARSKGTTPAVRTAGEHLVEGHMFLDERVRDVAARLSLALPNEPTEQQRAWLATLDAAQGVAYDREFANILRLAHGKVFSVVAQVRASTRNSLVRKLADDANTAVLDHITVLEATGYVDFDALARDMVADSTPPLTPAPAPPGPTTDPAPAVPVTPSPSPTYSLPPAVTSPRATIPASTEKAPQDRNQ, from the coding sequence ATGCGACCGCGACCCCCCGTCAAGGGCCGAGGCATCTTCAGCGGCACCGGGATCATCATCACCGGCCTGGCGGCGACGCTGCTGGCGATGATCTTCCCGATCTGGTCGTACGCCGACCGGTCCGGGACGGGTCTGGACGCACTGAACGCCGAGACCGTCTCGACCGGGTACGGGCCGCTGTCCGCCCTCGACCGCGACTTCCTCACCAAGGTCCGGCTGGCCGGGCTGTGGGAGCTGCCCGCCGGCGAGCAGGCCAGGAGCAAGGGCACGACCCCGGCCGTACGAACCGCGGGGGAGCATCTGGTCGAGGGGCACATGTTCCTGGACGAGCGGGTGCGCGACGTCGCCGCCAGGCTGAGCCTCGCGCTGCCCAACGAGCCCACCGAGCAGCAGCGGGCATGGCTGGCGACCCTGGACGCGGCCCAGGGCGTCGCGTACGACCGGGAGTTCGCCAACATCCTGCGGCTGGCGCACGGCAAGGTGTTCTCCGTCGTCGCCCAGGTCCGGGCCAGTACCCGCAACTCCCTGGTGCGCAAGCTCGCCGACGACGCCAACACCGCCGTGCTGGACCACATCACGGTCCTGGAGGCCACCGGTTACGTCGACTTCGACGCCCTGGCCCGGGACATGGTCGCCGACAGCACCCCTCCGCTCACCCCCGCCCCGGCCCCGCCGGGTCCGACCACCGACCCCGCCCCGGCCGTCCCGGTGACCCCGTCCCCGTCGCCGACCTACAGCCTGCCGCCGGCCGTGACCAGCCCGCGCGCAACAATTCCGGCAAGTACTGAAAAAGCACCCCAAGACCGCAACCAATAA
- a CDS encoding TIGR04222 domain-containing membrane protein, whose amino-acid sequence MFWVLLLLLAWAVAGTACTRLCLAAVHTAAMDRNEATTARDHDLTLYEAAFLSGGPRRVADLTLVSMARQQRLLLAHTGWATVVDPRGRDEMERSVIGAIGPQGQSRIEPVRDAAAAADAVGSLADRLVSAGLAVPAEARDGIGAAIRQVRLAAAVVAALGVIALLAPAQSEMPAHLIALWFALPFVLTLSCLAIARVEIHPYARWASPAGQRLLSALVRRSGDGDDRTYLTFVAVRGVRAIGEPDLRAAFAHREHEASHWHD is encoded by the coding sequence ATGTTCTGGGTGCTTCTTCTGCTGCTGGCCTGGGCCGTCGCCGGCACAGCGTGCACACGGCTGTGCCTGGCCGCCGTACACACCGCGGCCATGGACAGGAACGAGGCGACCACGGCCCGGGACCACGATCTGACGCTGTACGAGGCCGCGTTCCTGTCCGGCGGCCCCCGGCGGGTCGCCGATCTGACCCTCGTCTCCATGGCGCGCCAGCAGCGGCTGCTGCTCGCGCACACCGGCTGGGCGACGGTCGTCGACCCGCGCGGACGGGACGAGATGGAGCGCTCGGTGATAGGGGCCATCGGGCCGCAGGGCCAGTCCCGGATCGAGCCGGTGCGGGACGCCGCGGCCGCCGCCGACGCGGTGGGCAGCCTCGCCGACCGCCTGGTCAGCGCGGGCCTCGCCGTGCCCGCCGAGGCGCGCGACGGAATAGGCGCCGCGATCCGTCAGGTGCGGCTCGCCGCGGCGGTCGTGGCCGCGCTGGGGGTGATCGCGCTGCTGGCGCCCGCCCAGTCGGAGATGCCGGCGCACCTGATCGCGCTGTGGTTCGCGCTGCCCTTCGTGCTCACCCTGAGTTGCCTGGCCATCGCCCGCGTCGAGATCCACCCGTACGCGCGGTGGGCCTCCCCGGCCGGGCAGCGGCTGTTGAGCGCCCTGGTGAGGCGTTCCGGGGACGGCGACGACCGTACATACCTCACCTTCGTCGCGGTACGCGGTGTGCGCGCGATCGGCGAGCCGGACCTGCGCGCGGCCTTCGCGCATCGCGAGCACGAGGCGTCGCACTGGCACGACTGA
- a CDS encoding alpha/beta hydrolase, producing MRAAALYSAAGAMLLSALSLAPAGDAGAAPGADERYGTTVAVARAKAAGIAFGDCPEDQGLPGHVQCGTVSVPLDYAHPEGRQIKLLVSRARATHKDPHNSKHRVPGQGALVYNPGGPGASGLQFPLIGVLPAWKRLAAAYDLVGYAPRGVGPSAPLSCEDPKHYFKGPTQAPMHPSEAYKAERVARAKAYARGCAERTGSALQHYNSLNNARDLDVLRAALGQSKLTFMGASYGTYFGALYAHMFPSHVRRMVFDSAVNPDPRQIWYYNNLAQSAAFEGRWTDFREWVAEHDDVYGLGSTAGEVLRNYEKVRARLAVKPAGGKIGPGQLQEAFLQAGYYDDYWPSRAQALSAYLKGDSKPLVELAAPVTEAAAEEENTNAVYTAVECNDAPWPTDWAVWDRDNTRLARVAPFETWDNAWMNLPCAFWQMPRQQPLDVRTEPGELPPTLILAAERDAATPYDGALEMHRRLAGSVLVTERDAGTHGIAYGPNRCVNGHVDAYLLEGRLPTRYASCEGHPEPKPSTSQKARHQAAARP from the coding sequence ATGAGAGCTGCCGCCCTCTACTCCGCCGCGGGGGCCATGCTCCTGTCCGCCCTCTCCCTGGCCCCGGCCGGCGACGCCGGGGCCGCGCCGGGCGCGGACGAGCGGTACGGCACGACGGTCGCCGTCGCGCGCGCCAAGGCGGCCGGTATCGCCTTCGGCGACTGCCCCGAGGACCAGGGCCTGCCGGGCCATGTGCAGTGCGGCACGGTGTCCGTCCCGCTGGACTACGCACACCCCGAGGGCAGGCAGATCAAGCTGCTGGTCAGCCGGGCCCGAGCCACGCACAAGGACCCGCACAACAGCAAGCACCGGGTGCCGGGACAGGGTGCCCTGGTCTACAACCCGGGCGGACCGGGCGCCTCCGGCCTGCAGTTCCCCCTGATCGGGGTCCTCCCGGCGTGGAAGCGACTGGCCGCCGCCTACGACCTGGTGGGCTACGCCCCGCGCGGCGTGGGGCCGTCCGCGCCGCTGTCCTGCGAGGACCCCAAGCACTACTTCAAGGGGCCCACGCAGGCACCGATGCACCCCTCGGAGGCATACAAGGCGGAGCGCGTCGCCCGGGCCAAGGCCTACGCCCGGGGCTGCGCCGAGCGGACCGGGAGCGCGCTGCAGCACTACAACTCCCTCAACAACGCCCGTGATCTGGACGTCCTGCGCGCCGCCCTCGGCCAGTCGAAGCTGACGTTCATGGGCGCGTCGTACGGCACCTACTTCGGCGCGCTGTACGCGCACATGTTCCCCTCGCACGTGCGGCGGATGGTGTTCGACTCGGCGGTCAACCCGGACCCCCGGCAGATCTGGTACTACAACAACCTCGCCCAGTCCGCCGCGTTCGAGGGGCGCTGGACGGACTTCCGGGAGTGGGTCGCCGAGCACGACGACGTGTACGGGCTCGGCAGCACCGCCGGCGAGGTGCTGCGCAACTACGAGAAGGTGCGGGCGCGGCTGGCCGTGAAGCCGGCCGGCGGGAAGATCGGGCCGGGGCAGTTGCAGGAGGCGTTCTTGCAGGCCGGCTACTACGACGACTACTGGCCCTCGCGGGCGCAGGCGCTGTCGGCGTATCTGAAGGGCGACTCCAAGCCGCTGGTCGAGCTGGCCGCGCCGGTGACGGAGGCGGCGGCCGAGGAGGAGAACACCAACGCGGTCTACACGGCCGTGGAGTGCAATGACGCGCCCTGGCCGACGGACTGGGCGGTCTGGGACCGGGACAACACCCGGCTCGCGCGCGTGGCGCCGTTCGAGACATGGGACAACGCGTGGATGAACCTGCCGTGCGCCTTCTGGCAGATGCCCCGGCAGCAGCCCCTCGATGTGCGGACCGAGCCGGGTGAGCTGCCGCCGACGCTGATCCTGGCCGCCGAGCGGGATGCCGCGACGCCGTACGACGGGGCGCTGGAGATGCACCGGCGGCTCGCCGGTTCGGTGCTGGTGACCGAGCGGGACGCCGGGACGCACGGCATCGCGTACGGGCCGAACCGCTGTGTCAACGGCCATGTCGACGCGTATCTGCTGGAGGGCCGCCTCCCGACGCGGTACGCGTCGTGCGAGGGGCACCCGGAGCCGAAGCCGAGCACTTCGCAGAAGGCCCGTCATCAGGCTGCGGCCCGTCCGTAG
- the hemQ gene encoding hydrogen peroxide-dependent heme synthase, whose amino-acid sequence MSDDAPTTEAGRIPNKGKLAKDLNEVIRYTLWSVFKLKDVLPEDRAGYADEVQELFDQLAAKDVTIRGTYDVSGLRADADLMIWWHAETSDQLQEAYNLFRRTKLGRALTPVWSNMALHRPAEFNRSHIPAFLADETPRNYVSVYPFVRSYDWYLLPDEDRRRMLADHGKMARGYPDVRANTVASFSLGDYEWLLAFEADELYRIVDLMRHLRASEARMHVREEVPFFTGRRKSVAELVAGLA is encoded by the coding sequence ATGAGTGACGACGCCCCCACCACCGAGGCCGGCCGGATCCCGAACAAGGGCAAGCTGGCCAAGGACCTGAACGAGGTCATCCGCTACACCCTCTGGTCCGTCTTCAAGCTGAAGGACGTGCTCCCCGAGGACCGCGCGGGCTACGCCGACGAGGTCCAGGAGCTGTTCGACCAGCTCGCCGCCAAGGACGTGACGATCCGCGGCACGTACGACGTGTCCGGGCTGCGCGCCGACGCCGATCTCATGATCTGGTGGCACGCCGAGACCAGCGACCAGCTCCAGGAGGCGTACAACCTCTTCCGCCGCACCAAGCTGGGCCGCGCCCTGACGCCGGTCTGGTCGAACATGGCGCTGCACCGCCCCGCCGAGTTCAACCGCTCGCACATCCCGGCGTTCCTCGCCGACGAGACGCCGCGGAACTACGTCAGCGTGTACCCCTTCGTGCGCTCCTACGACTGGTACCTGCTGCCCGACGAGGACCGCCGCCGCATGCTCGCCGACCACGGCAAGATGGCCCGCGGCTACCCCGACGTCCGCGCCAACACGGTCGCCTCCTTCTCGCTGGGCGACTACGAGTGGCTGCTCGCCTTCGAGGCCGACGAGCTGTACCGCATCGTCGACCTCATGCGTCATCTGCGGGCCTCGGAGGCCCGGATGCACGTCCGCGAGGAGGTCCCGTTCTTCACGGGCCGCCGCAAGTCCGTGGCGGAACTGGTCGCCGGGCTCGCCTAG
- the hemG gene encoding protoporphyrinogen oxidase, with protein MREHSEDTRPGDGPTRHGHVVVIGGGIAGLAAAHRVLAGGRRVTVLEASDRVGGKLLPGEIAGVRVDLGAESMLARRPEAVALAREVGLDERLQPPATATASIWTRGALRPMPKGHVMGVPGTASALAGVLSDEGLARIERDADLPRTEVGDDVAVGEYVAARLGREVVDRLVEPLLGGVYAGDAYRISMRSAVPQLYQAARTHDSLTEAVREIQAKAAANQQTGPVFMGIEGGVGQLPLAVTESVRARGGEIVTGAPVTELRREASGGWRVAAGDRVLHADAVVVAVPAPAAAGLLRAEAPEAAAELDGVEYASMALITLAYRRAGTGLPAGSGFLVPPVDGRTIKASTFASQKWGWIADENPDVVVLRTSVGRYGETEILDRDDAHLVDVSRRDLEAATGLDATPLETRVTRWTDGLPQYPVGHHARVARVREHIAKVPGLAVCGAPYDGVGIPACIASAYAAVDQLDGDLSGVEELTADPVQSLHGGAGE; from the coding sequence ATGCGCGAGCACAGCGAGGACACACGCCCGGGAGACGGCCCGACGAGGCATGGTCATGTCGTCGTGATCGGCGGTGGGATCGCCGGACTGGCGGCCGCCCACCGGGTGCTGGCCGGCGGCAGACGCGTGACCGTCCTGGAGGCGTCGGACCGGGTCGGCGGCAAGCTGCTGCCCGGCGAGATCGCGGGCGTGCGCGTGGACCTCGGCGCCGAGTCGATGCTGGCCCGCCGCCCCGAGGCCGTCGCCCTCGCCCGCGAGGTCGGCCTCGACGAGCGTCTCCAGCCGCCCGCCACCGCGACCGCCTCGATCTGGACCCGGGGGGCCCTGCGCCCCATGCCCAAGGGCCATGTCATGGGCGTCCCCGGCACCGCGTCCGCCCTGGCCGGCGTCCTGTCCGACGAGGGCCTGGCCCGCATCGAGCGCGACGCCGACCTGCCCCGCACCGAGGTCGGGGACGACGTGGCGGTGGGGGAGTACGTGGCGGCGCGCCTGGGCCGCGAGGTCGTCGACCGGCTGGTCGAGCCCCTGCTGGGCGGCGTCTACGCGGGCGACGCGTACCGCATCTCGATGCGCTCGGCGGTCCCGCAGCTCTACCAGGCCGCGCGGACGCACGACTCGCTCACCGAGGCGGTCCGTGAGATCCAGGCCAAGGCGGCGGCCAACCAGCAGACCGGGCCGGTGTTCATGGGCATCGAGGGCGGCGTCGGCCAACTCCCGCTCGCCGTCACGGAGTCGGTGCGCGCGCGGGGCGGCGAGATCGTGACCGGGGCGCCGGTGACGGAGCTGCGTCGCGAGGCGTCCGGCGGCTGGCGCGTGGCCGCCGGCGACCGGGTGCTGCACGCCGACGCGGTCGTCGTCGCCGTACCCGCCCCGGCCGCCGCCGGCCTGCTGCGCGCCGAGGCCCCCGAGGCCGCCGCCGAGCTGGACGGCGTCGAATACGCCTCGATGGCCCTGATCACCCTCGCCTACCGCCGCGCCGGCACCGGCCTCCCGGCGGGCAGCGGCTTCCTCGTGCCGCCGGTCGACGGGCGCACCATCAAGGCGTCGACGTTCGCCTCCCAGAAGTGGGGCTGGATCGCCGACGAGAACCCGGACGTGGTCGTCCTGCGCACCTCCGTCGGGCGGTACGGCGAGACGGAGATCCTGGACCGCGACGACGCCCATCTCGTCGACGTCTCCCGCCGGGACCTCGAGGCGGCGACCGGCCTCGACGCCACCCCCCTGGAGACCCGCGTCACCCGCTGGACCGACGGCCTGCCCCAGTACCCGGTCGGCCACCACGCGCGCGTGGCCCGCGTCCGCGAGCACATCGCCAAGGTGCCGGGCCTCGCGGTGTGCGGCGCGCCGTACGACGGCGTCGGCATCCCGGCGTGCATCGCGAGCGCCTACGCCGCCGTCGACCAGCTGGACGGCGACCTGAGCGGTGTGGAGGAGCTCACCGCCGACCCGGTGCAGAGTCTGCACGGAGGAGCAGGAGAATAG
- a CDS encoding DUF4349 domain-containing protein: MRTRRSVRPVQALAGLLLATALALTGCSGANDDGGDASAAKGEAQADTQAGAREGASDGNSDSGSGSSGSGSGADKAAPAKVTASHIIRTASLTVQVKDVPKALDEARTTTENAGGYVGDETTTRDGEGHERTRIVLRVPVERYAEVLAELEGAGKLIERSAKAQDVTDQVVDVESRIKTQRASVARIRELMDRATKLSDVVTLEGELSSRQADLEALLAQQESLKDRTSLATITLSLSETPVKKAAKDDDDPGFLDALAGGWNAFVTMLRWLAVAFGAVLPFAAVAALLVLLWLKVLRPRLPRRPATASVATALGPLPTARPAPRPTRAGDDEGGEQD, translated from the coding sequence ATGCGCACACGACGATCCGTACGGCCCGTTCAGGCCCTGGCGGGCCTTCTGCTGGCCACCGCCCTCGCGCTCACCGGCTGCAGCGGTGCGAACGACGACGGGGGCGACGCCAGCGCCGCCAAGGGCGAGGCCCAGGCGGACACCCAGGCCGGCGCGAGGGAGGGTGCCTCCGACGGCAACTCCGACAGCGGATCCGGCAGCTCCGGCAGCGGCTCAGGCGCCGACAAGGCCGCGCCCGCCAAGGTCACCGCCAGTCACATCATCCGCACCGCCTCGCTGACCGTGCAGGTCAAGGACGTACCGAAGGCCCTCGACGAGGCCCGCACCACCACCGAGAACGCGGGCGGCTACGTCGGCGACGAGACCACGACACGCGACGGCGAGGGCCACGAGCGCACCCGGATCGTGCTGCGCGTGCCCGTCGAGCGGTACGCCGAGGTCCTCGCGGAGCTGGAGGGCGCGGGCAAGTTGATCGAGCGCAGCGCGAAGGCTCAGGACGTCACCGACCAGGTCGTCGACGTGGAGAGCCGCATCAAGACGCAGCGGGCCAGCGTGGCCCGGATCCGCGAGCTGATGGACCGGGCGACGAAGCTCAGCGACGTGGTGACCCTGGAGGGCGAGCTGAGCAGCCGCCAGGCCGACCTGGAGGCGCTGCTGGCCCAGCAGGAGTCCCTGAAGGACCGCACCAGCCTGGCCACCATCACCCTCTCGCTCTCCGAGACGCCGGTGAAGAAGGCCGCGAAGGACGACGACGACCCGGGCTTCCTGGACGCGCTCGCGGGTGGCTGGAACGCGTTCGTGACGATGCTGCGCTGGCTCGCCGTGGCGTTCGGCGCCGTGCTGCCCTTCGCCGCGGTGGCGGCGCTGCTGGTGCTGCTGTGGCTGAAGGTGCTGCGCCCCCGGCTGCCGCGCCGCCCGGCGACCGCGTCCGTGGCCACCGCGCTCGGCCCGCTGCCGACGGCCCGCCCCGCACCGCGCCCCACGCGCGCGGGCGACGACGAGGGCGGCGAGCAGGACTGA